Below is a window of Oryza brachyantha chromosome 10, ObraRS2, whole genome shotgun sequence DNA.
TAAGTGGAATTTGTAGAGCTTGAGTCATCAATAGTTATACGCTCTCTGGTTTTTAATTAAGTTTGTACGTCGCATTATATCTGAATCTTGGGGACTGAAGCCGAGTTTTCTTGCATGCAGTGTAGCCTCAGGCAATGGACTCTGTGTCTGGTGAAGGTAAACATGGATCATCTTTGGGTGTTGGCATCAATTCAGACAACACATCAGTCAAAGGAGTACAGTAACTAATCTTGTTTATAACATTGCTCTCGTCTTCTGTGTTCATTGGTGGTGGCTCTTGATAAACTCACACTCTCTCTCGCAGTGCATGAGCAAACCAGAGGCTGCAGTTCCTGACTGCAGGGCAGACCGTATAATCATGGAAGACCCTACAGCTTtggtttgtctttttcttaaGTTCATATAATTCAAGTGCCAAATCTTTcagttatataaatatttcatttttgaaGTCCTACaataatttagtatttaatttgTCTATCTGAACATTTGGATCTTGCTATCGTAAGATGTACTGCAGAAAATTTCcgatttcttttgttttttttttctaattggaTGATCGATTCCTTTCATCCTTCCTGCTGTGTTTGGATCAATAGACGTTGAATTCTGCATTCCAAGGTGTTTATCCACGGTTGGTGCCCATCCTGCAAAGGGACAATGTCCGAGAGTTCCTCTGCTTCTGCAAGAATAATATGTGGGCGATGGCTTGGGACTTCATCATCCCACAAGCCTTACTCCACATGATCATTCACAATTCTTTGCGATGTGCCAAAGTTGCATTGGAGGGCCAGGCTCCTGAGCTTGAAGGATTCCGTGCCTATCCCAACTGTGCTACCCAGTATGGGTTCTTCCCTCTGCACGAAGCTGCTGAGATCTTCTCTGTCGACATGACCAAATTGCTCCTTCAGTATGGTGCGTCAGCAAATATACGCACGTCTGGCAGTAGAGTAATTGAGGGCCTCCTCCCGATCAATGTTGCAGTTGAGAACACTTGTATGCATAAGTATCTTGATGACAATCTATTTCCTAATGAGTTGTGTCCAAACTACTGTAAGGCAGATACCAACGATATCTACAAGCTTATTCATCTTCTGTGCCTACCAGAAATGGTACGTCTCATGCATGCCCCTCTGCATAGATCACTATGTTGCTTCATGACTGGGTATTTGTACATCTTCACTTTTTCAAAGGCTTAATAGTTTCCTTATAATACCTTTGTATGTGCCCTTCCGTTGGTATGCATTTTGATATAATACTACTTTATGACTGGATATTCTTACATCTTCATCTTAttgaaaacataaatagtttcATAATGTTACCTTTTGTATGTGCCCCATTtattacatgtttttagtaTTTAATGAAGAGAATGACTCTCTTTGtgatgattttttcttttgtgtggCACTATAGAACATGCTATAGATTGGTTTccattattttgtttctaaagAGGATAGGTTGGGTGGGTCAGATTATATCTTAATTTAGTCTGTTTGAATCAGTTGGCTCTAGATCTAATCTGTTAGGAGccacatataaatatgatggTATCATCGTTATTTAGcaagaacaaataaattaacgtAGTTTCTCACCTCAGCCCATCTCTCATGTAGAGTCAAATTTCTCATCCATAGCAGCTGACTCCACCCAGCCTGCCTTCGGGTGATGTTTATAAGGATTGATACAGAATGTTATAAAACTGGAAGCTAATCTGCACTACCTGCTTGCTTATGCATCCTAAAagcgccttttttttttctctgttgttttttttccagaagATCTTCTTGGATACAACTAGACTGCTGGCTGAAAACACAAATGATCTGATCAGTGAGATCTGCAATTATATAAAGCATGGCAAAATTGTCCACACTGCGGTGTTGCTCCTGGTAGCTCAAGGGCATATCCGAGGTAGTTGCTCCTGCAAGAGAAATGGTAACGTTAAGCCAGATGGGTTTAGTTATATTATCAGATATATCGCTGAGCACAACAATGACATAAAATTAGAGAGGGTTCATAACAAAAAGGAGTACCAGAAGCTGAAGGAGAAGTATATATCATCAACATTGTGGCTTGTTGAAGCAATTTCTGTTGCTGGTCGATCTCTTAGTGAATACATTCAGGGCTATTCAAAGGTACCATAACTGGTTGATTGCTGTTAGGATTCCTTGATTCTCTTCTGTCTGGAGCAGCTGCACCCTTCAGTTGCTTTAGGCTCTAGACATATACTTCTTTCGGTCACAAATACAAATCCATCTAGGTTTCTCCCAAGTCAAATCTTTTTAGCTTTGATTATCAATatctacatttttttatagattgtCATTACATGATTGACACcactaaattcattagcaaaAGTACTTTGATAATACTTATAACTCTCATCATTAAAGataatttgaaaaaagtttGACTTAGGACAAACCTAGATGGACTTGGATTTGTGATCAAAGGAAgtattttccttttcaaaCAGCATTTTCTTGATGATCttgtttttcccttttgtCCTACAAATTGATAATTTCATCAGGAGCCTGCACCCCATGAGGAGGTCATTGAGCGTGTTTCATCAATTCTCAAGTTTTATGGGTTTTGTCCTACAGGAGAAGGCATCAGCATTGAAAGCTTAAAGCTGTATGTTCTTGCACCTTTATTTCTGATTATAGCTTGTATGCCATAATGCCTTGCATGATTGACATGATGCTGCTtaacttcctttttttttttcaaagctCCCCCTATAAATTGCCGTTGCCCATTGTCAATGAAACCAAGAAACGTCGTGGTGAGTTTGTGTTAGCATGCACCTTCCTTGATTTTGTATAAGTGTTCctatctaatttattttttggaaacaGGGAAAGCAAGTAAAGTAGCTGCAGGGGAGAGAGTGGTAAGAAATTTCTTCTCTGTATGTTGGTTATTGGTTCAAGTGAAGTAGCACCTTATTTTATTACCTTCTGTTGTTTAAGTTTGGGTTAGGGCATTAGAATTTGTTATGACCTCATGTAAAGTTCCTGattcctgttttttttattttttttaaaaacatattcttGTGCCTTCCAAAAATTCCTAGAGCAGGATATGCTGTGTGATTAAACTTCAAAGTAAATTGGCAGGTGGAGATTCATTCTTAATGGTCATGTCTTtgagttaaattttattcactttGGGTGGTGGGAGGACTCATTCGCATGTGATAATTAGTTTTCATGACTGACTTGATTGTTTGGATCATAGACATGCTTTGCGAAAGGCAATTTTTCAGATGATGGGCTGATCTGAGAATGCTAATACTAACTCCGTCTCAGAAAGTGAATTTTTTCCCTGCTTATGTTCCAACTTTTAaccatctatcttatttaaactAATGTCAGATTTTGAACTAGCTATGTACTGTAAATGAGTATGTCCCATATCAAATGAGTGCAGTTGTCTGGCTTTGCTCAAATATATCCTGATGCTTAAATCTTTGTGGAGCTGACGCAGGCTGTGGGAAAGGAACTACCTCGATCATGGGATCTCGTATGCAAAAGGAGAAAATTCTTCCCATTTTGGCGCTCAGCTTTATCTTGGGGGTTGGGTGGGATGATATGTCCACCCCATGCACTAGATGATAAGTATCTCCGTGATGTGAAAGCTATCTGTCAAATGAGCAGAGTATCTTCTCCAACTCCAGACCATAACATTAGCCTTTCGGCAAGCATGCCCCAACCGACAAGCAATCATCGTTCGCAAAGGCTATTTGGCACTGCTGCATCCACAAGCAACTATCAGTCGCAAAGGCTATTTGGCACTGCTCCATCGACAAGCAACTATCAATCAAAAAGGCTATTTGGCGCTGCTGCATTGATGCTTTTGAAAGCGCTAAATAAAGTCTAAGCTATTTGGTACTGCTGCATTGATAATCAATAAGTGTTCATGATGATTAAAACCATAGTTCCCTCCTACTCTAACTGGAACCTCATTATCTTTTCTCCTGTTTGCGCAGGTGCACTAGCAAGCAAATGATATTCTCTAACTTAAGATACTTAAGATTAGAAAAGTCAGTGATGAACTTTGGATGTATTTTTAGCCATTTAATTCGTAACCAACGCACGAGATCGATTGCTATAGTATCAATGAACAGTGCATATGATACGGTACTTTTGCTGATTTTACTATAGCTGCAAGAGTACCATAGTGTTTCCGTATGTTTATGTGACTTTTCTTGATAAAGTCAGAGAATCCGGATTGGTACACTGGGATCATGGctatttctttttcccttcaaCCTTGTTGCCTGTTGCATGCTTTTCCAATGGTGGAGCCGATGGTAACGTCGTCCCATGTATTAGCGACGATATCCCTCTTATGTCAGAGGATCCGCTTTCATGGATGGCATATTTTTAGGGCGCCTGATAATATATGTCACGTATCATACTATTATATTTCTGTCATGCCATTATTTGTCATAAGTCAGATGGTCCACGTGGTGGCACACTGGAACTAGCTCTTAATGCTACAAGTGTAAGAATTATAATAGCAGTATATACAACTCTACTAGTATGACACAAGAAATGTACTAGTAATCGAATTGTACTGGTGTGCAACTCCTAGTGTCGTAGTCGACGTTGGCCTGAACACGAAACATGTTTGGCTAGCTTGACGATACAGATACTGATAAATCATAAGATAATCTCTTTAAGCTGATACTGATTACACCTAGAACCTGCGGTGATGATTGCCCGGATACAAGTACGGCTGTTCTGTAAGTGTGCTGAAtaggtagatttttttttgatttttatgatagatatctaataatataaatgataaaattaactgttacaaacttaaaatttattttagaaaagtgagataaacttttatataggagttttttatataaaatggaAGCGTGTTCGTGGAAACGGAGAAAAAATCGGTGGGAAAGAAATAGGTCATGCGTAGATGCAGTTATGTCGCTGCCTGATTTGTCTGTCGTAGTTTAAGCCTTCAGAGATGTCACTGTTGCCTTCCTTCCAAGTAAATCAGATTAATTTGAGCTAACTCCAACGGTTCCTATCCTAACTTGTCATCTCTGTATTTTTggcaaattataaaaaaaatagtatttttgacaaactttaaaaaaataacctaCAACAATATATCATCCGggttattaaattttagcaatttacTGTATCTTGCTATTTACACGCATTCATAGTAGTCGGGGTTTAAGTTGGCATGAGGAGAGTAAGACGCTCACGCCTTGACCTGAATTTTCAGCGTTCTTTTTTCTCTGTGCCGACGGGTCGCCATCAACTCCCAGTCAGGCCAgggctcccgccgccgccgcccggcgcccCGCCCCcggccgcgcgcccgcgcccgcgcccgctcgCTAGCCGCTCGGCCCcgcgagtccgccgccgcgccccggcTTCGTCGGCGGTGACCTCCATGGCCTCCTCCGCGGcccgcctctccctctccttcctctccctcgTGTGCCTCTCCCGCCTCTCCACCGCGTCCAGGACCTCCGCCTCCACATCTCCGCGCTTGctcccccttctcctcctccgcacCGACCAGAACGACGGCGCCCTCAGCGACAGCGCgaccccgtccccgtcccggagctcccccgcctcgccgcgcgcggtACACCCTGCTCCCGCCGCCCCGCGAGCGGACGACCACGGGGTTCCTCCCGACGACCTCGAAGGCGACCCTgggctccccctccccctcctcctccacgacgCCGCCCAAATCAAGccccccctttttttcttgctgCTCCCGCTCGACCTCTCGtgcatgccgccgccgtcgccgtcgccgccgacgacgacgcgtggGGCCTAATTCCGCGCCGATAAGGGGCCACGGGCGGCGGGATACTGCTATTCGGAGCTCGACACCAGCGGCAATGTGGggggcgacgaggaggacgccgtgcgccgccgtctgcgCGCGGATGGCCACCGACGTGCTCACCCTCTGCAGGGCCCGTGTCATCAGTTTTCCGGAAACAAAAATTCAGATTTCGTGGCAAAGGATTTCAGACAGAGTTACGATGAACTAACTGTAATTGCAATGAGAAAGTCGGACTAGCTTGCAGTGGGATTAAGTTCATCAAATCAGTGGTCATAAGACAATCAAAATGTGAACCTATTTAACCACTACAATTTCCTTAGCAATGTCAGACTCGTGGCAAACTATTTCCAAGCACGGCTGCAGGGAACTTTGCAATTGCAATCTTGATCCAAGAGTTTGTAAAATCCACATCAATTTGCAATGCAGCAGATGTTCAGCAAGTCCAAACGTCAACCTCGAATCCCATCCAATTCTGCTCCCGCTTCACAGCTCGCACACCCAATTCTTTCAGTTCTATCATTCTACCACTCGGTTCTGGCGATCTCGCTCTCCTCTCACACGTCAAACTTTGATGACTCCATCTGTTTTTGACAAGTGAAATTTGGGTAActgttagagataaaatatttttttctttgtcataTTGTCTAGAAAGTTGCTAAAACACTAGATTTGGGAAACGGAATTTGGGTAactgttggagttgctcttaggggttgtttagatgtggCTAAACTTTTTGTCCTATATCACAttggatgtttagacacttattataaatattaaacgtagactaattataaaactaattatagaaATGTGAGCTAATTCgcatgataattttttaagcctaattaatctataattaatgcatgtttactgtagcagcatataggctaattatagattaattagactcaatagattcagctcgcgaattagtccaagattatagatgtaTTTTATTGTCCAAATATTTAATGGGACAATGGAATATCGTTTAGTCCCAAACACCCCTTAATCTGGGCCATACTCCTCAAATGAATAGCAAAACAATCGTTGAAACTCGAAACATGAGAGGCTTTTTTCTCCGTGAATACCATCAttatcttcttgttttttcttttgcttataaatcaaaattaaatttttaaccttaaatttggagttaattttgggtcttttatcgtagtttattcttcagccttaacttttatatcgctaaaaatatgtatattgaagttttattcataaatcttCTTTTGTCTGCAAATATGTGTATTTTATGCTAAATCTGGTACGTACGGGTGGAGGCGAGGCCGGTGCAGAGCTAACGCTGAAAAGATTCCAATATGCACCTCATCCCTGTCATACAGGGGTAAAAGTGGTCACGGACtatagttttcaaaaattataattacctgacaaaaaaatgaaaatggtttGACGAAAacgataaataaaaatgatactGTAAATGGCtttgctaagaatatgtaataaaacttttatataccgTTTTCTCAGTAAACAATATTGTTCCTGTAATCACTGATTACGAATATAGAAAATACCTTTTCCATAAGCCCATAATCAACCTAAAACTTAACTGCTCAACTTTGGTTCCTTCTCTTTAAGATGACAAGTACAGTAGGGCACAGACCATAAGCCCACATGCCACATTCCATAAGTTAGAAGTGCAAAGGGCAGGTACCCACCTACTCACTTATATACGTACTATGTTTAGTGGTGAGCGTCCGGTTCGTTCGGTTTACTTGGTTTGATTTCTTTGGTTTAAGTTAAAATCAGTTTGTGTAAAATAGAAACCAAATTagctgaaaaaaatcaaaaccaaaataaaaaaattaaagaaaatcgGTTCGGTTTTCTCGAGTTTGATTTTATACCGAACAAGAGAAACATCATCGTAGATGCATGGCGCAAGAAGCAAAGAGTTGATAGGCTCCACACTTGTTGACCATGTTAGACTTACACATTAATGACACAACCATGATGGTCCCCACACCTCATTAAGATAAGAAAATTCCGCGTATTCATACGCTAATTGCTCGGAACACTCCTACAGGAGGACTTCGGTTTATTCAGTTCTCCGGTTTGCAGCAAATACAAACTGATCTCTGAGCCGAAAATCAAtctaaatcaaaataaaaactgaACATCCAACCGATAACAAAAAACCGTTAGTTCAGTTCAATGCGGTTCGATTTGGTGTTTGGTGCTCGGTTTATTTTTCTCACCCCTAAATACGTTGGTTACGAAAAGAGGAGTCGAGCAGACTACCGCAGGCACATAGTAGGATCAAGAATATATGGATCGCGATGATCGACGGAATGATTAGAACTTGAGAGAACGAATGGTGCGCCATATGGGATTGTGAAACGTCTACTGTGCAATGCAATGACTAATACTGAGATTATCTAGTGTCTCTTATATACCGCCCTACGTCCTATGTTACGTCATTTTCTATTTACGTATGTGGTTTATAGATCTACCTATCATTTAAATATCGTAAATTCTCAAAACTTATTATCAATTTAATATGTATTTAGTTAATTTTCCGAAATAAATAACCAGTTTGGAGTCTCTCGACTTTTACCGATGTCTTCGATCGAATAATTCCATGTCCgatattgttttcatttttggcTTACAGTTTTTTATTCCATTCACAAGAAATAACACGGACGTGCAAATGATTTGTCTGTTTACCGACCGTTTTTATCCCTAGAAAAGATGGAGCATTCAATCTTTTGTCACCAATATGCTAtcacatttaaatatttatcactCCACGTGTCTACGACACGTGGATCTAAGACCCACCTCTCACATGTCGATTAAATGCTAAATTTACGTgtagcaaatagttaaatatttcAACAGTGCGGTGACCCTACTACAGTGTGCCCAAATGAGCCTATTCAAGGCATCTGGATTCACACAACAAAAGTTATAGCGACTGTGTTGAATTGTCAACGATGGATAAGTCGTTTCATATGAGAAAGTATTTTTTCACAGCCGGttagatattaattttttttatatgtcacctaaataattattaaaattctaaaaaaataaaatagattaatatgagatataagtttaaatttgatttctacatatgaaaaataacaaatttaaccaTGAATATGCACAtactaattttagtttaattttttattacaacatgtaaaagttaaatttaaactttttttgtaaagtgatatatcttatattattttattattttaactttttgggATTATTTAGGTAAcatataaggaaaaaaatagatttacatCTGATGGATGAAAATCCATCTCTGTTTGTTAGTAAAAGGTTAGATCGGATGATATGGCCGTACCAACTTGTTAGCAGTTTTGAGGCATGAACGTCGGGCCCAGCAATGGACTCTAGAATATGTCCTTTGACATCAGAAACCGTATTTGtgttctcatcttttcgcttatgctaataagctaaaatttaaatttttaaccttaaatgtaagttaattttatagttttttattgtagtttatttttagcattagcTTTTAGCTCACtgcaaatatgtatataaaaattttatgtataaattatgtttagtttataaatatatcgtttggcacCCTAGTTAATTAGAACAGCCCATGCTTCATGATTAACTCTCAACCGTTGTTGTGATTTAGCAAAAGTGACAATTTGTTGTGAAGATTCAACACCAAAAACCAAAGGGTGCAAAAGTGACACCATCCTACACAAAATTGATTCTATAACCCAAGCGGCAACGCAAGAAGTTGTTACCTGTAGCCAGTTGCTTTGTCATCTTGGAGCCTAATAAGATGACGCGATGACCACAGAGCGTTTCATGGCGTCCAGCCGTTCGATTGAGATCGGAGATGTGATCGGACGGTCCGTATGAAACCTCTACGTGGGCTCAGTGCC
It encodes the following:
- the LOC102707437 gene encoding uncharacterized protein LOC102707437 isoform X3, which translates into the protein MDSVSGEGKHGSSLGVGINSDNTSVKGCMSKPEAAVPDCRADRIIMEDPTALTLNSAFQGVYPRLVPILQRDNVREFLCFCKNNMWAMAWDFIIPQALLHMIIHNSLRCAKVALEGQAPELEGFRAYPNCATQYGFFPLHEAAEIFSVDMTKLLLQYGASANIRTSGSRVIEGLLPINVAVENTCMHKYLDDNLFPNELCPNYCKADTNDIYKLIHLLCLPEMKIFLDTTRLLAENTNDLISEICNYIKHGKIVHTAVLLLVAQGHIRGSCSCKRNGNVKPDGFSYIIRYIAEHNNDIKLERVHNKKEYQKLKEKYISSTLWLVEAISVAGRSLSEYIQGYSKEPAPHEEVIERVSSILKFYGFCPTGEGISIESLKLSPYKLPLPIVNETKKRRGKASKVAAGERVAVGKELPRSWDLVCKRRKFFPFWRSALSWGLGGMICPPHALDDKYLRDVKAICQMSRVSSPTPDHNISLSASMPQPTSNHRSQRLFGTAASTSNYQSQRLFGTAPSTSNYQSKRLFGAAALMLLKALNKV
- the LOC102707437 gene encoding uncharacterized protein LOC102707437 isoform X4; amino-acid sequence: MDSVSGEGKHGSSLGVGINSDNTSVKGCMSKPEAAVPDCRADRIIMEDPTALTLNSAFQGVYPRLVPILQRDNVREFLCFCKNNMWAMAWDFIIPQALLHMIIHNSLRCAKVALEGQAPELEGFRAYPNCATQYGFFPLHEAAEIFSVDMTKLLLQYGASANIRTSGSRVIEGLLPINVAVENTCMHKYLDDNLFPNELCPNYCKADTNDIYKLIHLLCLPEMIFLDTTRLLAENTNDLISEICNYIKHGKIVHTAVLLLVAQGHIRGSCSCKRNGNVKPDGFSYIIRYIAEHNNDIKLERVHNKKEYQKLKEKYISSTLWLVEAISVAGRSLSEYIQGYSKEPAPHEEVIERVSSILKFYGFCPTGEGISIESLKLSPYKLPLPIVNETKKRRGKASKVAAGERVAVGKELPRSWDLVCKRRKFFPFWRSALSWGLGGMICPPHALDDKYLRDVKAICQMSRVSSPTPDHNISLSASMPQPTSNHRSQRLFGTAASTSNYQSQRLFGTAPSTSNYQSKRLFGAAALMLLKALNKV
- the LOC102707437 gene encoding uncharacterized protein LOC102707437 isoform X1 — translated: MSKPEAAVPDCRADRIIMEDPTALTLNSAFQGVYPRLVPILQRDNVREFLCFCKNNMWAMAWDFIIPQALLHMIIHNSLRCAKVALEGQAPELEGFRAYPNCATQYGFFPLHEAAEIFSVDMTKLLLQYGASANIRTSGSRVIEGLLPINVAVENTCMHKYLDDNLFPNELCPNYCKADTNDIYKLIHLLCLPEMKIFLDTTRLLAENTNDLISEICNYIKHGKIVHTAVLLLVAQGHIRGSCSCKRNGNVKPDGFSYIIRYIAEHNNDIKLERVHNKKEYQKLKEKYISSTLWLVEAISVAGRSLSEYIQGYSKEPAPHEEVIERVSSILKFYGFCPTGEGISIESLKLSPYKLPLPIVNETKKRRGKASKVAAGERVAVGKELPRSWDLVCKRRKFFPFWRSALSWGLGGMICPPHALDDKYLRDVKAICQMSRVSSPTPDHNISLSASMPQPTSNHRSQRLFGTAASTSNYQSQRLFGTAPSTSNYQSKRLFGAAALMLLKALNKV
- the LOC102707437 gene encoding uncharacterized protein LOC102707437 isoform X2, with the protein product MWAMAWDFIIPQALLHMIIHNSLRCAKVALEGQAPELEGFRAYPNCATQYGFFPLHEAAEIFSVDMTKLLLQYGASANIRTSGSRVIEGLLPINVAVENTCMHKYLDDNLFPNELCPNYCKADTNDIYKLIHLLCLPEMKIFLDTTRLLAENTNDLISEICNYIKHGKIVHTAVLLLVAQGHIRGSCSCKRNGNVKPDGFSYIIRYIAEHNNDIKLERVHNKKEYQKLKEKYISSTLWLVEAISVAGRSLSEYIQGYSKEPAPHEEVIERVSSILKFYGFCPTGEGISIESLKLSPYKLPLPIVNETKKRRGKASKVAAGERVAVGKELPRSWDLVCKRRKFFPFWRSALSWGLGGMICPPHALDDKYLRDVKAICQMSRVSSPTPDHNISLSASMPQPTSNHRSQRLFGTAASTSNYQSQRLFGTAPSTSNYQSKRLFGAAALMLLKALNKV